One window of Chitinophagaceae bacterium genomic DNA carries:
- the rocD gene encoding ornithine--oxo-acid transaminase, translated as MEKLLGTQELIALEEKYGASNYHPIPVVLEYGSGVFVWDVEGKKYYDFLSAYSCVNQGHNHPEIIDALTKQALKLSITSRAFHNSVLGIYAEYICTLFGFEKMLPMNSGAEAVESAIKLCRKWGYEKKGIPQNEALIIVCKQNFHGRTTTIVSFSSDPLAKKNFGPFPQGFLEIPYNDLHSLEEALQNKKVAGFLVEPIQGEAGVIVPSDNFISEAKKLCKKNNVLLIADEIQTGLGRTGTWLGVCGNCNCQNTCERNKQTYTKPDILLLGKALSGGTYPISAILSDAEVMNVLTPGTHGSTFGGNPIASKVAMTALEVLLKEKLMLNARKMGLLFRNRIQTMLPKYPIISIVRGKGLLNAIVINDSPESTTAWDICIIFKNNGLLAKPTHGNIIRFAPPLTITEAQIDHACDIIEQSIQEFTAESNALKNKS; from the coding sequence ATGGAAAAATTATTAGGAACTCAAGAACTCATTGCATTAGAAGAAAAATACGGAGCAAGTAATTACCATCCCATTCCTGTAGTATTAGAATACGGGAGTGGCGTTTTTGTTTGGGATGTAGAAGGAAAAAAATATTATGATTTTTTATCTGCTTATTCTTGTGTAAATCAAGGACATAATCATCCTGAAATTATAGATGCTCTTACCAAACAAGCACTCAAATTATCTATCACCTCCCGGGCTTTTCATAATAGTGTACTAGGGATATATGCAGAATATATCTGCACTCTCTTCGGATTTGAAAAAATGCTCCCTATGAATTCAGGAGCAGAAGCAGTAGAATCTGCCATTAAACTCTGTAGAAAATGGGGATATGAAAAAAAAGGAATCCCTCAAAACGAAGCACTCATCATAGTTTGCAAACAAAACTTCCACGGAAGAACCACTACTATAGTTTCTTTTAGCTCAGACCCCCTTGCTAAAAAAAACTTCGGTCCTTTCCCACAAGGATTTTTAGAAATACCGTATAATGACTTACATTCTTTAGAAGAAGCCCTGCAAAATAAAAAAGTAGCGGGTTTTTTAGTAGAGCCCATACAAGGAGAAGCAGGAGTTATAGTACCATCAGATAACTTTATATCCGAAGCAAAAAAACTCTGTAAAAAAAATAACGTCCTCTTGATAGCTGATGAGATTCAAACAGGACTAGGAAGGACCGGAACTTGGTTAGGAGTTTGTGGAAACTGTAATTGTCAAAATACATGCGAAAGAAATAAACAAACATATACAAAACCCGATATTCTTTTATTAGGAAAAGCGCTATCAGGCGGAACATATCCCATTTCTGCTATTTTGTCCGATGCAGAAGTAATGAACGTTCTAACACCAGGAACCCATGGATCTACTTTTGGAGGAAATCCAATCGCTTCCAAAGTCGCTATGACCGCCTTAGAAGTCCTTTTAAAAGAAAAACTGATGCTCAATGCTCGCAAAATGGGACTCCTCTTCCGAAACAGAATCCAAACAATGCTACCAAAATACCCCATCATCTCAATAGTACGTGGGAAAGGACTTTTAAATGCTATAGTTATAAATGATTCTCCCGAAAGCACCACAGCATGGGATATCTGTATCATTTTTAAAAATAACGGATTATTAGCAAAGCCCACTCATGGAAATATTATAAGATTTGCTCCCCCCCTCACCATTACAGAAGCACAAATAGACCACGCCTGTGATATTATAGAGCAAAGTATCCAAGAATTTACAGCAGAATCAAATGCCTTAAAAAACAAGTCATAG
- the hflX gene encoding GTPase HflX yields the protein MKQLIPTQNPPEKAVLVALIHKDQPLEKAREYLDELHFLSETLELIVKEKFFQRLEKPDVKTFVGKGKLEDIHLYIKNNDIQIIIFDDELSPSQLRNLENHLKIKIYDRTLLILDIFLRRAKTSQARTQVELARYQYLLPRLTHMWTHLERQRGGTGSRGGAGEKEIETDRRSIKTKIDVLTKQLEKIKQQGVIRRKDRETFVRISLVGYTNVGKSTIMNFFTKANVLAENKLFATVDSTVRKVFIDGHYFLLSDTVGFIRKLPTKLIEAFQSTLDEIRESDILLHIVDLSHPHFEEQIKVVEDTLQEINAGNKTIITVFNKSDKIQQTHIENDNVSYFERAHAFFSNRKNSPYIFISAYTKDNTNNLKKLIVQEILKINKPQQ from the coding sequence ATGAAACAACTTATACCAACACAAAATCCTCCCGAAAAAGCGGTTTTAGTAGCTTTAATACATAAAGACCAACCATTAGAAAAAGCTCGTGAATACTTAGATGAGCTTCATTTTTTGAGTGAAACATTAGAACTGATAGTCAAAGAAAAGTTCTTTCAACGATTAGAAAAACCCGATGTAAAAACCTTTGTCGGTAAAGGAAAATTAGAAGATATCCATCTCTACATTAAAAATAATGATATACAAATTATTATTTTTGACGATGAACTTTCCCCCTCTCAATTACGAAATTTAGAAAATCATTTAAAAATAAAAATATACGATAGAACTCTTTTGATATTAGATATATTCTTGAGAAGAGCAAAAACATCGCAAGCCCGAACCCAAGTAGAATTAGCAAGATACCAATATCTACTACCACGACTCACCCACATGTGGACCCACTTAGAAAGACAAAGAGGAGGAACTGGATCCAGAGGAGGAGCAGGGGAAAAAGAAATAGAAACCGATAGAAGATCTATTAAAACCAAAATAGATGTACTCACAAAACAATTAGAAAAAATAAAACAACAAGGTGTCATTCGCAGAAAAGATAGAGAAACATTTGTAAGAATATCCCTTGTCGGATATACTAATGTTGGTAAATCCACTATTATGAACTTTTTTACAAAAGCAAATGTCTTAGCAGAAAATAAACTCTTTGCAACCGTAGATTCTACCGTCAGAAAAGTATTTATTGATGGACATTATTTTTTATTATCCGATACCGTCGGCTTTATCAGAAAACTCCCTACAAAACTTATAGAAGCATTTCAATCTACCTTAGATGAAATCAGAGAATCAGATATTTTACTCCATATAGTAGACCTATCTCATCCTCATTTTGAAGAACAAATAAAAGTAGTAGAAGATACTTTGCAAGAAATAAATGCAGGAAATAAAACTATCATTACTGTTTTTAATAAATCAGATAAAATCCAACAAACACATATAGAAAATGATAACGTCTCTTATTTTGAAAGGGCACACGCATTCTTTTCTAATAGAAAAAACTCACCATATATTTTTATATCCGCATATACAAAAGACAACACCAATAATCTTAAAAAACTTATAGTTCAAGAAATATTAAAAATTAACAAACCTCAACAATAA